A part of Lacibacter sp. H407 genomic DNA contains:
- a CDS encoding response regulator transcription factor, with the protein MSQVRILIIEDTPDVRAFIKACLEEDYTILEAENGVKGWELAVNELPDLIITDVMMPQMDGNEFCRNLKQDERTSHIPVIMLTAKAAEDQLIEGLESGADIYLTKPFSIVVLQNYISNLLKLKTVLRQRYSQKIYLEPLDVEVGTVDKKFMERLMSVVEDHLGQPDFNVPSLAKELGMSKAVLYKKFNALVHIPIGEFIKHMRLKKAASLLVNDSMNISEIAWEVGFNDRKYFSKEFRKFFGKSPSEYLAERGGKIS; encoded by the coding sequence ATGTCCCAGGTCCGTATTTTAATTATTGAGGATACTCCCGATGTCAGGGCATTTATTAAAGCCTGTCTGGAAGAAGATTATACCATACTCGAAGCTGAGAATGGAGTGAAAGGCTGGGAGCTTGCTGTGAATGAACTTCCCGATCTGATCATAACCGATGTAATGATGCCGCAAATGGACGGTAATGAATTTTGCAGAAATCTGAAACAGGATGAACGCACAAGTCATATTCCCGTTATTATGCTTACTGCAAAAGCTGCTGAAGATCAACTCATCGAAGGACTCGAAAGCGGTGCAGACATCTATCTTACCAAGCCTTTCAGTATTGTGGTTTTACAAAACTATATCAGCAATCTGCTGAAACTAAAAACTGTTTTGCGACAACGTTACAGTCAAAAGATTTATCTGGAACCATTGGATGTGGAAGTAGGAACGGTAGATAAAAAATTTATGGAACGGCTGATGAGTGTTGTCGAAGATCATCTCGGACAACCTGATTTCAATGTGCCTTCTTTAGCAAAAGAGCTGGGTATGAGTAAGGCTGTTCTCTATAAAAAATTTAATGCTTTGGTGCATATTCCTATAGGCGAGTTTATTAAACATATGCGTCTGAAAAAGGCGGCCTCTCTTCTGGTGAACGATAGTATGAATATTTCTGAAATAGCCTGGGAAGTAGGATTCAACGACCGTAAATATTTCAGTAAAGAATTCAGGAAGTTTTTTGGCAAGTCTCCATCAGAATATCTTGCAGAAAGGGGAGGGAAAATCTCATAA